The genomic region TCACATCCACAAAAGGCTTAATCAAGCGACTGAGTACAAACTTACGGGCCACTTTATAGCCCTGGTCGAGGTACACGGCGCCCACTAGCGCCTCCAGGGCGTTGCCGTTCACGGAGCGCGAGCGGGCTGCCCTACCCTGAGTGGCATCCAGCTGCACTAGCTTATCGAGGCCCAGCTTGAGGGCAAGTTGGTTGAGGCTTTCGCGGTTGACGATGCGGCTGCGCATTTCCGTCAGAAAACCCTCCTGCTCGTACGGAAACTTGCGGAACAGATATTCCGCCACGATAGTACCCAACACGGCATCGCCCAAAAACTCCAGGCGCTCGTTGCTTTGGTGTCTACCCTGCGTAGGCTGCTGCCGCACCACCGAGGAGTGCGTGAAAGCCAGCCGATACACACGCACGTTGTCGGGCGAAACGCCCGTCATCGTGGTAATAGCCTGCCGAAAGGCCCGGTCGTGGCCTAGCAACCGCCGAAAAAAACCAAATACGGGCAAGGGCTGACCGGGCCTCGGCATTAGTCGCGGAATTTGCGGAAGACCACCGACGTGTTGTGGCCACCAAACCCGAACGTATTGCTCACAGCAATATTAATTTCCCGCTGCTGCGCCTTATTGAAGGTGAAGTTCAGCCGGGCATCCAGCTCGGGGTCGTCCGTAAAGTGGTTGATGGTAGGCGGCACAATGCCATTCTGGATGGCCAGAATGCTGGCTACTGCCTCTATCCCGCCAGCGCCGCCCAGCAGGTGGCCGGTCATGCTCTTGGTAGACGAGATGTTGAGGTTGTACGCAGCGTCGCCAAATACCTTCTGAATGGCCGTAATCTCAGCACCATCACCCAGCGGAGTGCTGGTGCCGTGCGTGTTGATGTAATCTACATCTTCCGGCTTGATGCCTGCATCGCGCAAAGCGTTTTGCATCACCAGCACCACACCTTCGCCGGTAGGGTCGGGCGCCGTGATGTGGTAGGCATCCGAAGAAAGGCCACCGCCAATGATTTCGGCGTAGATTTTGGCACCGCGCGCCTTGGCGTGCTCATAATCTTCTACCACCAGCGCACCACCGCCTTCACCCAGCACAAATCCGTCGCGCTCCTTATCGTAAGGACGCGAGGCAGTTTGAGGGTCGTCGTTCCGCTCGCTCATGGCCTTCAGGGCATTAAAGCCCCCTACCCCGGCTTCGGTAATAGCGGCTTCGGAACCACCGGTTACCACTACATCGGCCATCCCCAAACGGATGTAGTTGTAGGCCGATACAATAGAGTCGGAAGAAGAAGCGCAGGCCGAAGTCGTGACGAAGTTGGGGCCACGGAATCCATTCTTGATAGAAATGTTGCCCGACGAGGAGTCGGCAATCATCTTCGGAATGAAGAACGGGTTGTAGCGCGGCGTGCCATCGCCGTTGGCGAAATTGAAGCACTCCTGCTGGAAGGTAGTGAGGCCACCAATGCCGGAGCCCCAAATTACACCCACCCGGTTTTTATCAATACCACCATCGTGCAGGCCGGCGTCTTTGATGGCCTCGTCGCTGGCGATAACGCCGAACTGCGTGAATAAGTCCATCTTCCGACCTTCCTTGCGGTCGAAGTAATCGTCGGGATTGTAGTTTTTAACTTCGCAGGCAAAGCGCGTTTTAAACTTACTGGCGTCGAAGCGGGTGATAGGGCCTGCGCCGCTCACGCCCTGCGCTAGGCCTTCCCAGTAAGCGGGGGCCGTACTGCCAAGTGGGGTAATGGCCCCGATGCCGGTCACAACAACTCTCCGAAGAGACATAGGCTAAGGAACAAACGAAAGAATAGGAAAGGGTAGGAAAAGCAAAACGGCCGGCGGCAAGCCGGCCGATGAGCTGTAAGCCGTAAAAACGTAAGAGCCGGAAAGACTACTTAGCGTGCTCCTCGAGGTAGCTGATAGCCTGCCCTACGGTAGCAATGTTTTCTGCTTGGTCGTCGGGGATGGACACGTTAAACTCTTTTTCAAATTCCATGATCAGCTCAACGGTATCGAGCGAGTCAGCGCCCAGGTCGTTGGTGAAGCTAGCCTCTGGGGTTACTTCCGAAGCTTCTACTCCTAGCTTATCGATGATAATGGCTTTTACTTTTTCTGCGATTTCAGACATTTCCGTGGGGGTTTGAGGAAAACTAGGCACAAATAACACCATCTTCGCTAACATTGTCAAACAAACCCGGTCTAATCTTACAGGTACAACATTATGGCCGGGCTGGTTCCGCGGCGTGCGGCGCGTGTTCTGTTTTGCTTGTTAGTTCTTGATAATCAGCCCATGAAAACCCTTACACTCGACTTTGAATACGACTGCGACTTCGAGTTATTTGGCTTGGTTTCCGCTACCCGGGAGCACAAGCTAGCCTGGCTGCTCAACTCGGATTTGCGCCTGCACCTGGTAAAACAGCAGGATATCATCTATGATTTGCTCAGCCGCGGCCGGCTGGTGATCAGCAACTATCTGCACACTACGCATACCTGCACGCTGCGCCTGCTGCGCAACCGCTCGGTGGCGCCCTCTACCCTCAAAAAGCCCTACCTCGCCCCCGACGTGCGCCAGTACGATTACCTGTTGCAGATCAGCAACGGCACGGGCACCTTGGCGCCCGAGCAGGTACTGACTCGCCTCACGGCGCTTGCTGACGTACAGCATGTGTGTCAACTAGATCCAAATCAGCTGGAATTCAAGGAGAATCTGTTCTTCTAATCCGCCCTTCCCCCCGCCCCGTGGGGCAGAAGCGCTGGGTTCCCCTACCTTTGTCATCCTACATCCCGCACTCAACCTCATTTTTTCGTACTACCAGACATACCATTCTTTTCTCTTGCATGGAACCACGTCCTCATTTTAATAAGACCAAGATTGTGGCCACTGTTGGCCCGGCTTCCGACACGTATGAGCGCCTAGGCGCCCTTATCCGCGAGGGGGTCAACGTATTCCGCCTCAATTTCTCGCACGGGGAGCACGAAACCCATCTGAACGTGATTAACACGGTGCGTCGTCTCAATAAAGACCTGCGTACTCATGTTGGGTTGTTGCAGGATTTGCAAGGGCCCAAGATTCGCTTGGGTGAAGTGGAAGGCGGCAGCGTGGAAATCAAGGCTGGCGACAAGATTAAGATGATATGCGGCGAGAAGGAAATCACCACGGCCGAACGCCTGAGCACTATCTATCTGGGCCTGGCCCGCGACGTAAAGCCCGGCGACATGATCCTGATTGACGACGGCAAGATTGAGCTGCGCGTGCTAGCTACCGACCGCGAAAAGGAAGTGGACGTGGAGGTTATCTATGGTGGCACGGTGAAGCCCCGCAAAGGCATCAACCTGCCCGACTCCGACGTGTCGGCCCCGTCGATGACGGAAAAGGACATTGCCGACCTGAAATTCGGCCTGGAAAATGACGTAGATTGGGTGGCCCTGTCCTTCGCGCGCCGTGCCGAAGACATCCGCTTTATCAAGTCATTGATTGCTGAGGCTGGCAAGCAAACCCGCGTAGTAGCGAAGATTGAAACGCCCGAGGGTCTGCGCAACATCGACGAAATCATTGCCCTCACGGATGCCGTGATGGTAGCCCGCGGCGACCTAGGTGTAGAAATTGCTGGCGGCGAAGTGCCCTTGGCGCAGAAAATGATTATTCAGAAGTGCAACAAGGCTGGTAAGCCCGTGATTGTAGCTACCCAAATGATGGAGAGCATGATTACGGCCCCCCGCCCTACCCGCGCTGAAACCAACGACGTGGCCAACGCTGTGCTCGATGGCACCGATGCCGTAATGCTTTCCGCCGAAACCGCTGTAGGCGCCTACCCCATTGAGGTTATCCGGCAAATGGGGGCCATCATTCGGAGCGTGGAAAGCAAGTCGGACACCATCTTCAACCACTGGGTGCCCATCGACTCGTCTTCCCCCGGCTTTATGATTGACAGCATTTTGTCGGCAGCGGGTCACTTGGCCAAGAATACGGGTGCCAAAGCCATTACTGGTATGACGCACCGTGGATATACGGCTTTCCAACTGTCGAAATACCGCCCCAAAGCCGACATTTTTATTTTCACAGACAACCGCGACCTACTCACGGTACTGAGCCTGGTATGGGGTGTGCGTGCGTTCTACTACGACCGCATGAACAGCACCGATAGCACCATTACGGACCTGAAAAACATCCTGACCACCACTGGCCACTTGCAGAAAGGCGACGTGTTCATCAACACTGCTTCTATGCCAATTACCGAAAAGGGTAAGACCAATATGGTGAAGGTGAGCGTGGCCTAGTCATCACCACGGATTCGCTCAGACTTTCGGAGCACACGAATTCTGTGAATGATTACAAACAAGAACAGCTGTCCAATTTGGACAGCTGTTCTTGTTTTAGACAATAGACGAAGGAGGAATAAATTGTCCACAAAATCCGTATAGCCCTCAACATTCGAGCGAATCCGTGGCGATGACAAAAAGGCCCTGCGTTTGCACACAGGGCCTTTTCTATGAAGAAAGAGCAGGAACGCTGAGAAAAGTCGCCTTAGGCGGCCAGCGAGCTTACGAACTTAGCCAGGCTCGACTTGTTGTTGGCGGCTTTGTTCTTGTGAATGATATTCTTTTTAGCCAGCCGGTCCAGCATCGACGATACTTTCTTCAGTTGCTCCTGCGCGTCGGCTTGCACCGTAGTAGCGCGGAGTTTTTTGATAGCGGTACGAGTCGATTTGGCCTGGTAACGGTTCAATACGCGCTTAGCTTCGTTGGAACGGATGCGCTTGAGGGCCGATTTGTGGTTTGCCATGGGGTTGAAATAGGTACGTTCTGCTCTGTTTCAGTTCAGTTGGGGTGGCAAAGGTACGGCTTTCGTTGAAATTAACAAACGGTAGGCAGCAGATTCACGATAGTATCGCGCATTCTGATGCGGATTAAACATTCTTGACGCACACAGGTAGTATGCATGACGAACTGTTTCTCATCATATTACATTGTAAACATCTCGTCGGCCTTTGCGCTTGCTTACCATCTTTTCTGTAGCTGCTGCCATGCCCGTTATTGCTGAATCTCGTTATCAGCCGCCATTCTACCTATTCAATGGCCACTTGCAAACCATTGTACCTAGCTTGCTACGATCGGTGCCGGAGGTACGCTACCAGCGTGAGCGGGTAGAAACGGAAGACAGCGACTTCTTGGACCTCGACTGGTCGCGGCCGACTGGCAATACCCGCGATACGCTAGGTATTGTGTCGCATGGGCTGGAGGGCGACGCCTCACGGCCCTATGTGCGCGGCATGGTGCGGGCGCTCAACAACGCGGGTTTCGACGCGCTGGCCTGGAACTACCGTAGCTGTAGCGGCGAGATGAACCGCCTGCTCCGCTCCTACCACCTCGGCGACACTGACGACCTAGACTTTGTGATTCAGTACGCACTAAGCACTGGCCGCTACCAGCGTATATTCCTGACGGGGTTTTCAGCTGGCGGCAACGTGACGCTGAAATACCTGGGCGAAAACCCTGAGCGTGTGCCGCCGCGAGTGGCACGGGCAGCTGTCTTTTCAGTTCCTACCGATTTAAAAGCTAGCTCCTATCAAATTGCCCGGCCCGAAAACCGCGTGTATATGGCGCGCTTCATGAAATCGTTGCGAGCCAAGATGCGGCAGAAAGCAGAGCTGCTACCCGGTCAGGTTGACCTAGAAGGTATTGATCTGCTGCGCGACTTTCCAGAGTTTGACGCGCGTTTCACAGCGCCCATGCACGGCTTCAACTCAGCTGATGAGTACTACGAAACGGCTAGTTCCGGCCGCTACCTCAGCCGCATCCGCATCCCTACCCTGCTGGTAAACGCCCAAAACGACCCTTTTCTGGCTCCTACCTGCTACCCCCGCGACGTGGCGGCGCGCAGCCCGTACGTGTTTCTCGAAACGCCGCCCGCCGGCGGCCACGTAGGCTTCGCGGAGGGTACTCCTGATGGAACTTACTACTCAGAACGCCGCGCTGTGGAGTTTCTGACAGCGGAGGTGCCGGGGTAGGACAAGTAGTATTTTTGTGAAGTAGTGAGTGAAAAAACGCGTGTCATCCTGAGCAGAGCGAAGGACCTTCTCACGTAGAAACGAGTCGTTGTTATGATGGTCGTTCTGCCGTGAGAAGGTCCTTCGCTCCGTTCAGGATGACACGCGTTTTTTACTTTTCTACTACGCCTTCTGATTCGGCACAAACACCACCTTTTTCGTCTCAAAGAATTCTTCGGCAAAAAAGTTGCTCAAGTCTGTTATATGCGCCTTCAGTCCGGACTCGGCAATTTCTTCGGTTAGGTCGCCGCCTTTGAGGTAGTAGAGGCCACTGTTAGCAGCAGCGTGGGGTTTGTAGCGGTGCGCAATCCAGGTGTGGAAGGTAGCAAGGCGAGCTACGGCGCGGCTCACCACGTAGTCATATTTGGTGTGCAGCTGCTCGGCACGGATTTGTTCGGCTGTCACATTGGTGAGGTGAAGCGCTTCGGCCATGCCTTCCACTGCCCTGATCTTCTTGCCGATGCTGTCCACTAAGTGAAACTTCACCTCCGGAAATAGGATAGCCAGTGGCAAGCCAGGCAGGCCGCCCCCCGTACCAACATCCAGCACCGACGAGCCGGCCGGAAACTCTATCACCTTGGCAATACCTAAAGAGTGCAGGAAATGGCGCTCGGCCAAGTTCTCCACGTCGGTGCGGGCGATGAGGTTCACGCGCTCATTCCAGCTGCGAAACTCGGTTTCGAGCTGGCGGAACTGGTTGCGCTGGTGGTCGGTGAGGGTAGGAAAGTAACGGAAGAGGATGTCCATGATGCGGGCAAAGATAGGGGGCAGCGCTTCTTATTCGGCACGCTTCCGCCCTACCCTTTTGTCATCCTGAGCGGAGCGAAGGACCTTCTCACGCCTGAACAGCCGGCGTCACAACGACTCGTTCTGCGGGCATAAGGTCCTTCGCTGTGCTCAGGATGACAGATAATTTTTCAACGCAAAAGAAAAAGCCCCGACCAAGGCCGAGGCTTTCAACTTCAATGATTAACACACTAGATAATGTGCTTTTTGTTCTTTACCATGTCATAGAGCAGCTCGCGGGCGCGGTGCAATTGAGCTTTTACGGTGCCAAGAGGGGCTTTTAGCTCTTGCGCAATTTCCTCGTAACTCAGCTCGTCGAAGTAGCGCAGCGTGACGAGGCGCTGGTACTTATCGGGCAGCCGTGATACCACGTGCTGCATGATTTCGATTTTCTGGTTTTTAATGGCGTTTTCGGCCGGGTTCAGGTTGCCGTCGCGGAAATCAATGGTGATTTCGTCGCCGTTGTCAATCTTGATGGCCGAGTCAATCGACATCGTTTTGATTTTATTCTTGCGAATAAAGTCAATGCAGTTGTTGGTGGCGATGCGGAACAACCACGTGCTGAACGCATACTCGGGGTTGAACTTGTGCAGGTTGCGGAAGGCCTTAGCAAATGCCTCAATCGTAAGGTCTTCGGCGTCGTCAGCGTTGCGCACCATCTTCAATACCACGTGATACACGGGCTTTTTGTAGATCTGCATCAGCTCGGCGTATGCCTTCTCATCGCCTTGCTCTACGGCAGCACGAATCAGCTTGAAATCGTGCTTGGCTTTGGCGGAGAACTGTTTTTGTATTTCCTGATTGTTTACTTCCATCGGAGCGTGCGGTGAAGGAATAGCGAGATTCCTAGGGCTAGATAGTAGAAAGAATAGATGGCGTCGAGCAGGGGCAGCAGCGCCGGAGGTAGGCGGTCGTCAAGGCGGCGGCCCAACTGGTGGTAAGTCAGCAGCATGGCACCGGTCCGTAACGACCATAAGACAGCCAAAGGTATCCAATCGGGGCGGGAAAATAACAGTCCAAATGCAGTGAAATAAAAAAGCAGATTAGTACCAATAAATTTTCCTACCCGCCATCTATCGGCGAAACGGTAGCGCTTACCAGCCGACAAATGCCGGCGTTTTTGCCGCCACCAGGTACCCCATTGTGCAGCTGGCTCGCTGAGCGTGTGGGCACTGGGCTCGGCCACTACGGCTACCCGGGCACCCTGGGCCACGGCATCCTGCACCAGCAGGTCGTCGTCGCCACTCAGGCTACGGATGTGGGAGGCAAACCCTTTGGTGGAGCGGAAGGTTTGCAGCGTATAGGCCAGATTACGGCCTACTCCCATGTAGGGCTTACCACGCCAGGCAAACGACAAATACTGCGCTCCGGTGACTAAGGTTTCAAAACGGATGAGCTTATTGAGCAGGCCAGGCGCGGGCGCATAGGCTGAGTAGCCTAATACCATATCGGCAGGTTGGGCAAAGCCGCGCTGCATCAGCCTGAGCCACTGATTGGTAGCCGGGATGCAGTCGGCATCGGTGAACAGCAGGCGCGGATAGCGGGCTGTTTTGATGCCTAGCGTCAGCGCATATTTTTTTGGCGACAATCCATCGGGCGTGCGGCGCACCTCTACCAGTCGCACGTGGGGGTAGTACTGCGTGAGCTGCTGCACATAGAGGTAGGTGTCGTCGCTGGAACGGTCGTCGACGAGGACGACTTCGAAGCCGGCGGGGTAGTCCTGCTGGAGCAGCAGCGGCATCAGTTGGCGCAGATGTTCCAACTCGTTGCGTGCGCAGATGAGGATGGAAACGGGCTCCTCGTCGGGGCCGGGCTCCTCGGCCGTGGGCTCGGGTGGCCGGTTGGCAAAGGGTAGGAAATAGTAGGCGAAGTAGAACAGCTGCACCAGCACACACGCCAGCAGCAGCCATACCAGCGGGGAAAACGGAAGTGGCAACACAGCAAACAGGATAAGCAGGCAAAAGTAGGCATTAGTTACCTTTGCAGTTGGATGGGTTGCCGGTTACTTGTAAAGAACTGGCAACGCACAACACACAACGCAGAATGACCTTCGATTTAGTTGCCCAGGACCCACAGTCCAAAGCCCGCGCCGGCGTAGTACACACCGCCCACGGCGCCATTCAAACCCCTATTTTCATGCCCGTGGGCACGGCTGGTACCGTGAAAGCCGTGCAGCAGCGCGACCTAAAGGACGACATCAAAGCCCAGATTATCCTCGGCAATACCTATCACCTGTACCTACGCCCTGGCCTGGATGTGCTGCGTCAGGCGGGGGGCCTGCACAAGTTCAACGGCTGGGACCGGCCCATCCTCACCGACTCGGGTGGATACCAAGTTTACTCGCTGAGCGGTACGCGCAAGATTAAGGAAGAAGGTGTGAAGTTTCGCTCCCACATCGATGGCTCGCAGCACCTGTTTTCGCCCGAGGGCGTGATGGATATTCAGCGTACCATTGGGGCCGATATCATGATGGCCTTCGACGAGTGTACGCCTTGGCCCTGCGAGTACGACTACGCCGCCCGCTCCCTCGATATGACACACCGTTGGCTGAAGCGCTGCATTGCGCGCTTCGACAGTACCGAGGGTCATTATGGCTACGATCAAACGCTATTCCCGATTGTGCAGGGTAGCACGTTCAAGGATTTGCGCATCAAATCGGCCGAGTTTGTGGCCGAGCAGCAGCGCGAAGGCAACGCCATTGGCGGCCTGAGCGTGGGCGAGCCTGCCGACATGATGTATGAAATGACCGAGCTGGTCTGCGACATCCTACCCCAAGATAAGCCGCGCTATCTGATGGGGGTAGGCACCCCAGCCAATATCTTGGAGAATATAGCGTTGGGCGTAGATATGTTTGACTGCGTGATGCCGACCCGTAATGCCCGCAACGGCATGCTGTTCACTACGCAGGGTATCCTCAACATCACCAATAAGAAATGGGCTACCGACTTTGAGCCGATTGACCGTGAACTAGGCGGCTACGTGAGTACGTTTTACTCGCGCAGCTACGTGCGTCACCTATTTCAGAGTCAGGAAATGCTCGGCCCGCAAATTGCCTCTATCCACAACCTCAGCTTCTACCTGTGGCTGGTCGGCCAGGCGAGGGAGCAAATCCTGGCCGGCACCTTCCGCGAGTGGAAGGACAAGATGGTGAAGCAGGTGATGACGCGGCTGTAATACAAGATGAGCATATCTTTTTTGATTAAGCGACTAGTGCATAGTGCTCTGTGGCTACTATTGATGGTCGTTCCTATTCTCTATTGTGTATTATTTATTATATCTGATCTAAGTGCCGCTTTCGATTGGTTTGTACCGGACACACAAGATATAGTAATCGATGGGCAGCCATTAGAAATTGATACTACCCAATCTAGTGAAGAAGCAGTATCGTGGCAGCAATATTTAGCAATTACACTTACAGTACTCGTTCGTCTTTGCCCACTATGGGTTGCTTTTCTATTGTGTGTAATCGTACTGCTCCTATTACGATTTACTATATCACATTCAACAAAGAAGCAATCATTTGTATTTGAATTCCTACTAAGGAAACACATAGCCAGTCAATTACTCATAGTACTTACACTAGCTTATCTACTTGGCAGTATTATTCACTTTATCGGCCAACCTGTATTCCAAGCACTTGATTTTACAAGTGTAAAAATTCCTTTTCCACCTGATTATTGGTGGCCTTACTATGGGTGGCCGGTACAGGACACAATAGCGCAAGGATGGACTATCTACCCTCCATTAGCCATAATTCCAATGTTTCCGTCTGCTCAAGCAGCTTGTGTAAAACTCGGAACATTATTGGCTATCCTAGCTTTCCGACACACTATGTTACGTCGCTACATCACGATGCAACAGCTTCATACGTTGCATCAATAAATAATAAATACTGCTTTGAGACTCCTCGATAAATACATCATCCAGAAATTCCTCACGGCGTTCGTGTTCACGGTGCTTTTGCTGGTGAGCGTGATTTGCGTGGTGGATTTCACGGAGAAAAACGACAAGTTCATTCAGCATAATCTGCCGGCCAAGAAGATTATTCTGGATTACTACGTCAACCTGTTTCCCTACTTCGCCAATCTGTTGTCACCCATCACGGTATTTATTGCCGTGGTGTTTGTGACGGCGCGGCTGGCCGAGCGCACTGAAATTGTGGCGATGCTGGCCAGCGGCATGAGCTTCAACCGGCTGCTGCTACCCTACCTGGTGGGCGGGGCCATTATTGGCGGGGCCACGTTTGGGCTTATTGGCTGGGTGATTCCGATAGCCAACAAAACCCGCGTCAACTTCGAGCGGCTGTACGTGAAGCGTCCGTATCACTTCGATGGGCGCAACGTGCACATGAAGCTGGGCGAGCGGAGCTATGCCTACATGGAGAGCTACGATAACACCGCCAACATTGGCTACCACTTCGCCCTCGAAACCATCGACGGCACCAAGCTGCGCCGCCGTCTTACGGCCGACGCCATCAGTTGGGACTCCACCAAGCACGCCTGGCACCTCTCGCCGCAACTGGTGCGCATCATCGATGGGCAGCAGGAGCGCCTGCTCACCATTCCTGCCCGCGATACCACGCTCAATCTCTACCCCAAGGACTTCGCCAGCAAGTACCGCCTAGCCGAAACCATGACGCTGCCTGAGCTGAACAACTTTATTCAGCAGAAGCTAGAACGCGGCGCCGACGACACCCAGCAGTATCTCAGCGAGAAATACGAGCGGTACTCCTACCCCTTCGCCATCGTCATTCTCACGGCTATCGGCGTGATTCTTAGCTCGCGCAAGTCGCGGGCCGGGGTAGGCGGGCAGATTGCACTAGGCTTCGTGCTGGCCTTCTTGTTCATCATTTTCGTGATTCTGGGCCGCAACTTGGCCAGTGTAGGCGACATGCATCCGCTTCTGGCTGCCTGGATGCCCAGTATTGTTTTCTCCGGCATCGGCATCGGCCTCTACCGTTTCGTACCGCGCTAAGTGGTGAAATTGTGAAAGGTGAAGTTGTGGAATTGCTGTTTGGTCACGCTGCATAGCAGGGCCCAAGCTTTACTCACCTACAAACTTCCTTTCACAACTTCACCTTTCACAACTTCACCTTATGTTAAAAGACTACTTGCGGCTGCATTTTATTGTGTTGCTCTGGGGCTTCACGGCCATTTTGGGCAAACTGATTTCATTGCCGCCGGTGGAGTTGGTATTCTGGCGCACGCTGTTGGCCAGCGTGGGCTTACTTGGACTGTTGCTGATGCGGCGGCAGTCGTGGCAGGTAGGCCTGGCCGATGCGGCGCGGCTGTTGGGGGTAGGCGCGCTGGTGGCAGCGCACTGGATTACGTTTTTCCTGGCGGCGCGGCTGTCGTCGGTGAGCGTGTGCCTAGCCGGTATGGCTACCCTGGCCTTGTGGACTTCGCTGTTGGAGCCGCTGGTACTTTGGCGGCCGGTGCGTTTCTACGAGGTAGGGCTAGGCTTGCTCACGATGGTAGGGCTCTACATTGTATCGCAGGCCGAGCTGAACCAGTTGCTGGGGCTGAGTGTGGCCATTGTGTCGGCGGGGCTGTCGGCACTGTTCAGCGTGCTCAATTCCAAGTTCGTGAAGCGGCATACGCCTACCCGACTCACGTTCTACGAAATGACTGGCGCCTGCCTAAGCATCATGCTGTTCCTACCCTTCTATGGTCGTTACTTCACCAACGGCACGGGGCTGCAACTGGCC from Hymenobacter aerilatus harbors:
- a CDS encoding DMT family transporter, yielding MLKDYLRLHFIVLLWGFTAILGKLISLPPVELVFWRTLLASVGLLGLLLMRRQSWQVGLADAARLLGVGALVAAHWITFFLAARLSSVSVCLAGMATLALWTSLLEPLVLWRPVRFYEVGLGLLTMVGLYIVSQAELNQLLGLSVAIVSAGLSALFSVLNSKFVKRHTPTRLTFYEMTGACLSIMLFLPFYGRYFTNGTGLQLALHGNDWWLLLVLAGVCTVYAFSASVELMKRISAFVVNLTINLEPVYGILLAVYFFQEKMSPGFYVGTAIILFSVLIHPVLDQWNKRRQRQPAAAEVLV
- the tgt gene encoding tRNA guanosine(34) transglycosylase Tgt; its protein translation is MTFDLVAQDPQSKARAGVVHTAHGAIQTPIFMPVGTAGTVKAVQQRDLKDDIKAQIILGNTYHLYLRPGLDVLRQAGGLHKFNGWDRPILTDSGGYQVYSLSGTRKIKEEGVKFRSHIDGSQHLFSPEGVMDIQRTIGADIMMAFDECTPWPCEYDYAARSLDMTHRWLKRCIARFDSTEGHYGYDQTLFPIVQGSTFKDLRIKSAEFVAEQQREGNAIGGLSVGEPADMMYEMTELVCDILPQDKPRYLMGVGTPANILENIALGVDMFDCVMPTRNARNGMLFTTQGILNITNKKWATDFEPIDRELGGYVSTFYSRSYVRHLFQSQEMLGPQIASIHNLSFYLWLVGQAREQILAGTFREWKDKMVKQVMTRL
- a CDS encoding LptF/LptG family permease; protein product: MRLLDKYIIQKFLTAFVFTVLLLVSVICVVDFTEKNDKFIQHNLPAKKIILDYYVNLFPYFANLLSPITVFIAVVFVTARLAERTEIVAMLASGMSFNRLLLPYLVGGAIIGGATFGLIGWVIPIANKTRVNFERLYVKRPYHFDGRNVHMKLGERSYAYMESYDNTANIGYHFALETIDGTKLRRRLTADAISWDSTKHAWHLSPQLVRIIDGQQERLLTIPARDTTLNLYPKDFASKYRLAETMTLPELNNFIQQKLERGADDTQQYLSEKYERYSYPFAIVILTAIGVILSSRKSRAGVGGQIALGFVLAFLFIIFVILGRNLASVGDMHPLLAAWMPSIVFSGIGIGLYRFVPR